The following proteins are co-located in the Acidimicrobiales bacterium genome:
- a CDS encoding OsmC family protein produces MTTTDPTPSTRNGVDTATLFATLDAVRESPEAARFQFRAHNRWVSGVHSQTTVVDYFGVGEERDHQRTFHFDADHPLPLVGTDQGPSPTEMVLVALASCLTAGIGNIAAARGVTLHEVGSTVVGDIDLNGVLGLDPEVRNGFGNIEVRFEIRGDAPAETLEEIVEASRKRSAVFDIVTGSVPVSISTTTG; encoded by the coding sequence ATGACCACCACCGACCCGACACCATCGACCCGCAACGGCGTGGACACCGCCACGCTGTTCGCAACCCTCGACGCGGTCCGCGAGTCGCCGGAGGCGGCCCGGTTCCAGTTCCGGGCCCACAACCGGTGGGTCTCGGGCGTGCACAGCCAGACCACCGTCGTCGATTACTTCGGCGTCGGCGAGGAGCGCGACCACCAGCGGACGTTCCACTTCGACGCCGACCACCCCCTGCCCTTGGTGGGGACCGACCAGGGCCCGAGCCCGACCGAGATGGTCCTCGTCGCCCTGGCCTCGTGTCTGACCGCGGGAATCGGCAACATCGCCGCCGCCCGAGGCGTCACCCTCCACGAGGTGGGGTCCACGGTCGTCGGCGACATCGACCTCAACGGCGTGCTCGGCCTGGACCCCGAGGTTCGCAACGGGTTCGGCAACATCGAGGTGCGCTTCGAGATCCGGGGCGACGCGCCAGCGGAGACCCTCGAGGAGATCGTCGAGGCATCCCGGAAGCGTTCGGCGGTGTTCGACATCGTCACCGGGTCGGTCCCGGTGAGCATCTCGACGACCACGGGGTGA
- a CDS encoding NAD(P)/FAD-dependent oxidoreductase produces the protein MQITRSLSPQHGVDRHADVVVVGARCAGAATALLLARAGHDVVVVDRSDLAGDTLSTHALARGGVVQLTRWGLLDEVVSGGAPPIRQVLRGAGSGEQVREIDAKGGVDHLLAPRRQVFDPLLAAAAAAAGAELRLRTRVTSLDRDDTGRVTGVTTLDPDGGEQRISAEVVIGADGLRSRVARAVEAPIVEQRPSASSCHYAYYEGFDPHRFEFHVGDAGFAGVFPTNDDLANVWVCVPAERADRVLAAGRRQRAASHETLLDEVSPALAGRARHRRRATGVRGGVRFPIQVRRAAGQGWALVGDAAFHQDPMTGHGMTDALRDAELLAGAVHGALTGRADLDEALACYDRDRREASAPFLELAAALTTHPPAEEFMALLKRLGKENDREAEWLASRPSLPQLAPAGA, from the coding sequence ATGCAGATCACCCGCTCGCTCAGCCCCCAGCACGGCGTGGACCGCCACGCCGACGTCGTGGTCGTCGGTGCACGGTGCGCGGGCGCGGCCACGGCGCTGCTGCTCGCCCGTGCCGGCCACGACGTGGTCGTCGTCGACCGGAGCGACCTCGCCGGCGACACGCTCTCCACCCACGCCCTCGCCCGCGGCGGGGTCGTCCAGCTGACCCGGTGGGGTCTGCTCGACGAGGTGGTGTCCGGCGGCGCCCCACCGATCCGCCAAGTGCTGCGGGGTGCGGGGAGCGGCGAACAGGTTCGCGAGATCGACGCCAAGGGCGGCGTGGATCATCTCCTCGCGCCGCGGCGGCAGGTGTTCGATCCACTGCTGGCCGCGGCGGCGGCCGCCGCGGGAGCCGAACTGCGGTTGAGGACCCGGGTCACCTCGCTGGATCGTGACGACACGGGGCGGGTCACGGGGGTGACCACGCTCGACCCCGACGGTGGGGAGCAGCGGATCTCGGCCGAGGTCGTGATCGGCGCCGACGGGCTCCGATCCCGTGTCGCGCGTGCCGTCGAGGCACCGATCGTCGAGCAGCGACCCTCGGCCAGCTCATGTCACTACGCCTACTACGAGGGCTTCGACCCTCACCGCTTCGAGTTCCACGTGGGCGACGCGGGCTTCGCCGGCGTCTTCCCCACCAACGATGACCTCGCCAACGTGTGGGTGTGCGTGCCCGCCGAGCGCGCCGACCGGGTGCTCGCCGCGGGACGCCGCCAGCGCGCCGCCAGCCACGAGACGCTGCTCGACGAGGTGTCCCCAGCGCTGGCTGGCCGCGCCCGCCACCGCCGCCGCGCCACCGGTGTGCGCGGCGGTGTTCGCTTCCCGATCCAGGTCCGTCGCGCCGCCGGCCAGGGCTGGGCCCTCGTCGGCGACGCCGCGTTCCACCAGGACCCGATGACCGGTCACGGCATGACCGACGCGCTCCGCGACGCCGAGCTGCTCGCGGGGGCGGTCCACGGGGCGCTGACCGGTCGGGCGGACCTCGACGAGGCCCTCGCCTGCTACGACCGGGACCGGCGCGAGGCCTCGGCGCCGTTCCTCGAGCTGGCCGCCGCACTCACCACACATCCGCCGGCGGAGGAGTTCATGGCGCTGCTGAAGCGCCTCGGCAAGGAGAACGACCGCGAGGCCGAGTGGCTCGCTTCCCGGCCATCGCTGCCCCAGCTCGCCCCGGCGGGAGCCTGA
- a CDS encoding bifunctional diguanylate cyclase/phosphodiesterase, which produces MYPTLKAPPRPGLESVWGPPGEVWGPRPGPEGTTDPCAGRFHNRRWAGPGVLHAARDGKGVTTVDALTGCFNRATVMHSLETCVAGPDESIAVVFLDLDRFKAINDELGHAAGDELLVLAAERLRRAVRPGDIIGRLGGDEFLAVCREVVNKEEAIAIAEHVAASMSREVTLDCGVIELRASVGVEWSGSGGHSADELVARSDAAMYESKRRGTGRAVPYSEVLRRQEHPNLGEEHALHQAIERGDLHVRFQPIVRLAAGDTIGYEGLVHWAGPDGDSIAASAFIAMAEDTGLIHELGLAARDELMCTAARHSGRVGDADRWFCNLSARELQMPGAVESILDTIDRSGLAHRSVVVDFRCDVGPDQLERMTSALSELRAAGVELAIDDFGEGWAPLELLRAATPTWLKLAPSVTCSTTTDPIAAGIAGAAIDLAARLGASVVAKGIESSEQRDALVELGIELGQGHLFSPAAPIETFLAAR; this is translated from the coding sequence ATGTATCCCACCCTGAAGGCACCACCCCGCCCAGGCTTGGAGTCGGTGTGGGGACCACCGGGGGAGGTGTGGGGACCGCGACCCGGCCCAGAGGGGACCACCGACCCTTGTGCGGGGCGGTTCCACAACCGACGATGGGCGGGTCCCGGCGTCCTTCACGCGGCCCGCGATGGAAAGGGAGTCACCACCGTCGACGCGCTCACCGGCTGCTTCAACCGGGCCACGGTGATGCACTCGCTCGAGACCTGCGTGGCCGGCCCCGACGAGTCGATCGCGGTGGTGTTCCTCGATCTCGACCGCTTCAAGGCCATCAACGACGAGCTGGGCCACGCGGCAGGCGACGAACTGCTCGTCCTGGCCGCCGAGCGCCTCCGCCGTGCGGTCCGACCCGGTGACATCATCGGCCGCCTCGGCGGTGACGAGTTCCTCGCCGTGTGCCGCGAGGTGGTGAACAAGGAAGAGGCGATCGCCATCGCCGAGCACGTCGCCGCCTCCATGTCCCGTGAGGTCACCCTCGACTGCGGAGTGATCGAACTGCGAGCCAGTGTCGGGGTGGAGTGGTCGGGAAGCGGAGGCCACTCCGCCGACGAGCTGGTCGCCCGCTCCGACGCCGCCATGTACGAGTCGAAGCGTCGGGGCACCGGTCGCGCCGTGCCCTACTCCGAGGTGCTGCGGCGACAGGAACACCCCAACCTGGGCGAGGAGCACGCCCTGCACCAGGCGATCGAACGAGGCGACCTGCACGTGCGCTTCCAACCGATCGTGCGCCTGGCCGCCGGCGACACCATCGGCTACGAGGGCCTCGTCCACTGGGCCGGACCCGACGGCGACAGCATCGCCGCCTCGGCGTTCATCGCCATGGCCGAGGACACCGGACTCATCCACGAGCTGGGGCTGGCCGCACGCGACGAGCTCATGTGCACCGCGGCACGCCACAGCGGGCGGGTGGGCGATGCCGACCGCTGGTTCTGCAACCTCTCGGCCCGGGAGCTGCAGATGCCCGGAGCCGTCGAGTCGATCCTCGACACGATCGACCGATCGGGACTGGCTCACCGCTCGGTGGTCGTCGACTTCCGCTGCGACGTCGGCCCAGACCAGCTCGAGCGAATGACCTCGGCCCTGTCCGAGCTGCGCGCCGCGGGGGTGGAGCTCGCGATCGACGACTTCGGCGAGGGTTGGGCGCCCCTGGAGCTCCTGCGGGCCGCCACACCGACCTGGCTGAAGCTCGCCCCCTCCGTCACCTGTTCGACCACCACCGACCCCATCGCCGCCGGCATCGCCGGGGCCGCCATCGACCTCGCCGCTCGCCTCGGTGCGAGCGTGGTGGCCAAGGGGATCGAGTCGAGCGAACAGCGCGACGCGCTCGTGGAGCTCGGCATCGAGCTCGGCCAGGGGCACCTGTTCTCCCCGGCCGCCCCCATCGAGACGTTCCTCGCCGCTCGCTGA
- a CDS encoding NAD(P)-binding protein — translation MADIETDYLVIGGGAAGLAFVDELIAHSDADVVMVERRQQPGGHWNDVYPFVRLHLPSANYGVSSRSLGTDTIDASGPNAGLYERATGEEINAYYRDVLAETLLGSGRVRFYGGCEYLGPGPHGHRFVSLSDGEETTVRSRRRVVDATWFETPVPATHTPTFDIDPEVRFIPINELAELDGPAGGYTIVGAGKTGIDACIWLLENGVGPDRIRWIKPRDAWFLDRASFQPLELLPGLIEGQAQQMEAAAGAETVEELFDRLEAAGQLLRLNPDVEPSTFRCAMLSAYELDQLRRIENVVRRGRVQHIGTEQITLDEGSIPTDTSTVHVDCSAPGLRATTARPIFEPGRITLQQVRMCQPTFNAALVGFLETSERDDADRNRLAPPNPYPNDAVDWIPNTYLSNLAQSRWGGAPDLAAWLESTRLNLGRGIGDHADDPTMQSALTRLITNAEPALVNLEQLWSQR, via the coding sequence GTGGCCGACATCGAGACCGACTACCTGGTGATCGGAGGCGGCGCGGCGGGCTTGGCCTTCGTCGACGAGCTGATCGCCCACAGCGACGCCGACGTGGTGATGGTCGAACGGCGCCAGCAACCGGGCGGGCACTGGAACGACGTCTACCCCTTCGTCCGCCTCCACCTCCCGTCGGCCAACTACGGGGTGAGCTCGCGAAGCCTGGGCACCGACACCATCGACGCGTCGGGCCCCAACGCCGGGCTGTACGAGCGCGCCACCGGCGAGGAGATCAACGCCTACTACCGGGACGTGCTGGCCGAGACGTTGCTCGGCTCGGGGCGGGTGCGCTTCTACGGCGGTTGCGAGTACCTGGGGCCGGGCCCTCACGGTCACCGGTTCGTCTCGCTGTCCGACGGCGAGGAAACCACGGTCCGATCGCGGCGGCGCGTGGTCGACGCCACTTGGTTCGAGACCCCGGTTCCCGCCACCCACACCCCGACCTTCGACATCGACCCCGAGGTTCGGTTCATCCCGATCAACGAGCTCGCCGAGCTCGACGGCCCGGCCGGCGGTTACACGATCGTCGGCGCGGGCAAGACCGGCATCGACGCCTGCATCTGGCTCCTCGAGAACGGGGTCGGCCCCGACCGCATCCGCTGGATCAAACCACGCGACGCCTGGTTCCTCGACCGAGCCTCGTTTCAACCCCTCGAGCTGCTCCCGGGCCTGATCGAGGGCCAGGCTCAGCAGATGGAGGCCGCTGCCGGCGCCGAGACCGTGGAGGAGCTGTTCGACCGGCTCGAAGCGGCGGGGCAGCTCCTGCGACTCAATCCCGACGTCGAGCCGAGCACGTTCCGGTGCGCCATGCTCAGTGCCTACGAACTCGACCAGCTGCGGCGGATCGAGAACGTGGTGCGCCGGGGTCGGGTGCAACACATCGGCACCGAGCAGATCACCCTGGACGAAGGGTCCATCCCCACCGACACCAGCACCGTGCACGTCGACTGCAGCGCGCCGGGTCTGCGCGCCACCACAGCACGCCCGATCTTCGAGCCGGGGCGGATCACCCTGCAACAGGTCCGCATGTGCCAGCCGACCTTCAACGCGGCGCTGGTCGGGTTCCTCGAGACCTCCGAGCGCGACGACGCCGACCGCAACCGGCTCGCACCACCGAACCCGTACCCCAATGACGCCGTCGACTGGATCCCCAACACCTACCTGTCCAACCTGGCCCAGTCCCGTTGGGGAGGAGCCCCCGACCTGGCGGCATGGCTCGAGTCGACGCGGCTCAACCTGGGCCGCGGCATCGGCGACCACGCCGACGACCCGACGATGCAGTCGGCGCTCACCCGGCTGATCACCAACGCCGAACCGGCGCTGGTGAACCTCGAGCAGCTCTGGTCCCAGCGTTGA
- a CDS encoding XRE family transcriptional regulator codes for MQHRTSGIPSLDDLLGGGLVLGDNVVWLGEARSDVDGAAAAFLGPDDADRHLVSLGPRAIDVAGGVAVHRIDLATTSLADLEALLVGHHIVDGTRLVIDGLDELLTHLGADATVAFYRRMCPRLLDLGAIAYWTGTRGQLSPAVIGGVSKIAQCVLERRDDRLRITKAEGRPNRVQGMLVDFAADPDTGSLRVGREHAVGRLGEGLRRIRNDRNLTQGQLAALAGITPAAISQAETGRRGLSLDTVVPLCEVLRVTVDELLGGQGRIDHQLVRHDRRRDDATGRGTGVVPLFDDPTMSVRAFLTVLDPDESGAPTFAHKGIELILVADGLVLIDLGDQTPVLRAGDALMVNRVPIHRWENLRRDPARLFWVVAD; via the coding sequence ATGCAGCATCGGACCAGCGGGATCCCCAGCCTCGATGACCTCCTCGGGGGCGGGCTGGTGCTGGGCGACAACGTGGTCTGGCTGGGTGAGGCCCGCTCCGACGTCGATGGCGCGGCGGCCGCGTTCCTCGGACCCGACGATGCGGACCGACACCTCGTCTCGCTCGGCCCGCGCGCCATCGACGTGGCCGGTGGTGTCGCGGTCCACCGAATCGATCTGGCCACCACCAGCCTCGCCGACCTCGAAGCGTTGCTCGTCGGCCACCACATCGTCGACGGTACCCGGCTCGTCATCGACGGGCTCGACGAGCTGCTCACCCATCTCGGTGCCGACGCCACCGTCGCCTTCTACCGGCGGATGTGTCCCCGGCTGCTCGACCTCGGCGCCATCGCCTACTGGACCGGCACCCGCGGCCAGCTGAGTCCCGCGGTCATCGGTGGCGTGTCCAAGATCGCACAGTGCGTGCTCGAACGGCGCGACGACCGGCTCCGGATCACCAAGGCCGAGGGCCGCCCCAATCGGGTCCAGGGCATGCTGGTCGACTTCGCCGCCGATCCCGACACCGGCTCGCTCCGGGTCGGACGCGAGCACGCCGTCGGGCGCCTCGGCGAAGGCCTGCGCCGCATCCGCAACGACCGCAACCTCACCCAGGGCCAGCTCGCCGCCCTTGCCGGCATCACCCCGGCCGCCATCTCCCAGGCCGAGACCGGCAGGCGCGGCCTCTCCCTCGACACCGTCGTGCCGCTGTGCGAGGTCCTCAGGGTCACCGTCGACGAGCTGCTCGGCGGCCAGGGACGGATCGACCATCAGTTGGTCCGCCACGACCGCAGGCGCGACGACGCCACCGGCCGCGGCACCGGGGTGGTGCCCCTCTTCGACGACCCGACCATGTCGGTGCGGGCCTTTCTCACCGTCCTCGACCCCGACGAGTCGGGCGCTCCCACCTTCGCCCACAAGGGCATCGAGCTGATCCTCGTGGCCGATGGCCTGGTCTTGATCGACCTCGGCGACCAGACCCCGGTGTTGCGGGCGGGCGACGCCCTGATGGTCAACCGGGTCCCGATACACAGGTGGGAGAACCTGCGGCGAGACCCTGCCCGGCTGTTCTGGGTCGTCGCCGACTAG
- the gdhA gene encoding NADP-specific glutamate dehydrogenase has product MIDEKLEDVYDEVLHRNPGEDEFHQAVREVIDCLGPSISKHPEFARRKIIQRICEPERQIIFRVPWEDDRGEVHINRGFRVEFNSALGPYKGGLRFHPSVNLGIVKFLGFEQIFKNALTNLPIGGAKGGSDFDPKGRSDQEIMRFCQSFMTELYRHLGEYTDVPAGDIGVGTREIGLLFGQYKRITNRWESGVLTGKGIEWGGSLVRTEATGYGTVFFLQEMLAVKGMDLEGRTCVVSGSGNVAIYAIEKLIEDGATVVACSDSDGVIHDPAGIDLALLKQVKEVDRARISEYAMRRPGAAYKDHAVIWEIACEVALPCATQNELTGRDAEKLIANGCVAVAEGANMPCTPEAVRAFQQAGVAFGPGKAANAGGVATSALEMQQNASRDAWSFDYTEDRLQDIMKSIHASCYETAAEYGQEGNYVIGANIAGFERVARAMVALGLV; this is encoded by the coding sequence GTGATCGACGAGAAGCTCGAAGACGTCTACGACGAGGTGTTGCATCGCAACCCCGGCGAGGACGAGTTCCACCAGGCCGTGCGCGAGGTGATCGACTGCCTCGGTCCGTCCATCTCCAAGCACCCCGAGTTCGCCCGGCGCAAGATCATCCAGCGGATCTGCGAACCGGAGCGCCAGATCATCTTCCGGGTCCCCTGGGAGGACGACAGAGGCGAGGTGCACATCAACCGTGGGTTCCGGGTCGAGTTCAACTCGGCGCTCGGTCCCTACAAGGGCGGGCTGCGGTTCCATCCCTCGGTGAACCTCGGGATCGTCAAGTTCCTCGGGTTCGAGCAGATCTTCAAGAACGCGCTCACCAACCTGCCGATCGGCGGCGCCAAGGGCGGGTCGGACTTCGACCCCAAGGGCCGGTCGGATCAGGAGATCATGCGGTTCTGTCAGAGCTTCATGACCGAGCTGTATCGCCACCTGGGCGAGTACACCGACGTGCCGGCGGGCGACATCGGCGTCGGCACGCGCGAGATCGGCCTGCTGTTCGGCCAGTACAAGCGGATCACCAACCGGTGGGAATCCGGCGTGCTCACCGGCAAGGGCATCGAGTGGGGCGGTTCGCTCGTGCGGACCGAGGCCACCGGCTACGGCACGGTGTTCTTCCTCCAGGAGATGCTCGCCGTCAAGGGCATGGATCTCGAGGGCCGGACCTGTGTGGTGTCGGGCTCGGGCAACGTGGCGATCTACGCCATCGAGAAGCTGATCGAGGACGGCGCCACGGTGGTGGCCTGCTCGGACTCCGACGGCGTGATCCACGACCCGGCGGGCATCGACCTGGCGCTGCTCAAGCAGGTGAAGGAGGTCGACCGGGCCCGCATCAGCGAGTACGCCATGCGCAGACCGGGGGCGGCCTACAAGGACCACGCGGTCATCTGGGAGATCGCCTGTGAGGTGGCGCTGCCGTGCGCGACCCAGAACGAGCTCACCGGCCGCGACGCGGAGAAGCTGATCGCCAACGGCTGTGTCGCGGTGGCCGAGGGTGCCAACATGCCCTGCACCCCCGAGGCCGTCCGGGCCTTCCAGCAGGCAGGGGTCGCGTTCGGCCCGGGCAAGGCCGCCAACGCAGGCGGGGTCGCCACCTCGGCGCTGGAGATGCAGCAGAACGCCAGCCGCGACGCGTGGAGCTTCGACTACACCGAGGACCGGTTGCAGGACATCATGAAGAGCATCCACGCGTCGTGCTACGAGACCGCCGCCGAGTACGGCCAGGAGGGCAACTACGTGATCGGCGCCAACATCGCCGGGTTCGAGCGGGTGGCCCGGGCCATGGTGGCGCTCGGACTGGTGTAG
- a CDS encoding PspC domain-containing protein has translation MEPHATSPGPQPQLRRSRTDRVIAGVCGGVAHHLGLDPVLTRIVMVVLVVFGGSGLLLYLIGWIVIPSEPEGEAGPAESILDTAGTWRVALGAVLIGVGIFTLVDQFVPSLRSLVGPLLLIAAGLGVLLLATDRRPSRRSHHGPDAEDDAELDQPVVLHPPPAPGTDPPSRPAVADTDHDAATAPDDRPGRIVLGALLILGGGLWLVDLSGAAELNWRVVLPATLIVVGIATMVLAWRGRSGALVGWGIVLAFVVAAASVLPTHLSVSVGERTQRPQTIADLADDYALGMGTLTIDLRGLDLDGDRSLGASVGMGELVVLVPPDVGLEVDASVGAGDAQVLDRSNDGVGVGLTASFPPSDEAASTDPVTLTLDLSVGLGQIEVRR, from the coding sequence ATGGAACCCCACGCCACTTCGCCGGGACCGCAGCCCCAACTGCGCCGGAGCCGGACCGACCGGGTGATCGCCGGGGTGTGCGGTGGTGTCGCCCACCACCTCGGCCTCGACCCCGTCCTCACCCGGATCGTCATGGTGGTCCTGGTGGTCTTCGGCGGTTCCGGCCTCCTCCTCTACCTGATCGGCTGGATCGTCATCCCCTCCGAACCCGAAGGCGAGGCTGGGCCCGCCGAATCCATCCTCGACACAGCGGGCACCTGGCGCGTCGCCCTCGGCGCGGTGCTCATCGGCGTCGGCATCTTCACCCTGGTGGACCAGTTCGTCCCGTCCCTTCGCTCTCTGGTCGGGCCGTTGCTGCTCATCGCCGCCGGTCTCGGCGTGCTGCTGCTCGCCACCGACCGCCGCCCGTCGCGCCGGAGCCACCACGGCCCCGACGCCGAGGACGACGCCGAGCTCGACCAGCCCGTGGTGCTGCACCCGCCCCCGGCACCGGGAACCGACCCCCCGTCGCGCCCCGCTGTCGCCGACACGGACCACGACGCCGCCACGGCACCGGATGACCGGCCGGGCCGCATCGTGCTCGGCGCGCTGCTGATCCTCGGTGGCGGCCTGTGGCTGGTCGACCTCTCAGGTGCGGCCGAGCTCAACTGGCGGGTGGTGCTGCCCGCCACGCTCATCGTCGTCGGGATCGCCACCATGGTCCTCGCCTGGCGCGGCCGCTCCGGAGCCCTGGTCGGCTGGGGCATCGTGCTCGCCTTCGTGGTGGCCGCGGCCAGCGTGCTCCCCACCCATCTCAGCGTCTCGGTCGGGGAGCGCACCCAGCGTCCCCAGACCATTGCCGACCTGGCCGACGACTACGCCTTGGGCATGGGGACCCTCACCATCGACCTGCGTGGCCTCGACCTCGACGGCGACCGGTCGCTCGGGGCGAGCGTCGGCATGGGCGAGCTGGTGGTGTTGGTCCCGCCCGACGTGGGGCTCGAGGTCGACGCCTCGGTCGGCGCCGGCGACGCCCAGGTGCTCGACCGGTCGAACGACGGGGTCGGTGTCGGCCTCACCGCCTCGTTCCCACCCTCCGACGAGGCAGCGAGCACGGATCCGGTGACGCTCACGCTCGACCTGTCGGTCGGGCTCGGACAGATCGAGGTGCGGCGATGA
- a CDS encoding DUF5668 domain-containing protein encodes MNPRVEHGALVAGMVFVVVGVAFLLQELDVWEVQLPHLLAVLLIGLGAALLVDRSPDASPGGG; translated from the coding sequence ATGAACCCAAGGGTCGAACACGGAGCGCTGGTGGCCGGCATGGTCTTCGTCGTCGTCGGGGTGGCGTTCCTGCTCCAAGAGCTCGACGTGTGGGAGGTCCAGCTCCCGCACCTGCTGGCCGTGCTCCTGATCGGTCTCGGCGCGGCCCTGCTGGTGGACCGCTCCCCAGACGCGTCACCAGGCGGGGGCTGA
- a CDS encoding Gfo/Idh/MocA family oxidoreductase encodes MTMHQRGDEGLRIGIIGCGDAARRVHLPRLEEAGAQVIRFASKPLADAEAAAAQSSSEAMATDDWRQLVASPHIDAVDVATPNHLHAEMAMAALEAGKHVLVESPMAITVKEADALLKAAARKGKMLVPAHSVRFIGPYAALADAARSGKVGPITRARVELGHRGPDHLYPAASWYLERSKSGGGALMDLGVPIIDLLRLAIGAEVVEVTAAVAGERGDVETRAEARLRFGSGAIAEVVASWEGPANVVQLSGDDASLRLDSTGPPRLIRSDGTEERLRSPEQATPGIESVFVEAVTGGTPTVNAADGRAAVAVIVAAYESATSGRPVEVSAPAW; translated from the coding sequence ATGACGATGCACCAACGGGGGGACGAGGGCTTGCGGATCGGGATCATCGGGTGTGGCGACGCGGCCCGGCGGGTGCATCTGCCACGGCTCGAGGAGGCGGGCGCGCAGGTGATCCGCTTCGCCAGCAAGCCGCTGGCCGATGCCGAAGCCGCGGCTGCCCAGTCCAGCAGTGAGGCGATGGCCACCGACGACTGGCGCCAGCTGGTGGCGTCGCCCCACATCGACGCGGTCGACGTCGCCACGCCGAACCATCTCCACGCCGAGATGGCGATGGCCGCCCTCGAGGCGGGCAAACACGTGCTGGTCGAGTCGCCCATGGCCATCACGGTCAAGGAGGCCGATGCGCTGCTGAAGGCGGCGGCCCGCAAGGGCAAGATGCTGGTGCCTGCCCACAGCGTCCGGTTCATCGGTCCGTACGCGGCGCTGGCCGATGCGGCCCGCTCGGGCAAGGTCGGTCCGATCACCCGGGCCCGGGTGGAGCTCGGGCACCGGGGCCCCGACCACCTCTACCCCGCCGCTTCCTGGTACCTCGAACGATCCAAGTCGGGGGGTGGTGCGCTCATGGACCTCGGGGTTCCGATCATCGACCTGCTGCGGCTGGCGATCGGGGCCGAGGTGGTAGAGGTGACCGCGGCGGTCGCCGGGGAGCGGGGCGATGTCGAGACCCGTGCCGAAGCCCGCCTGCGATTCGGTTCGGGGGCGATCGCCGAGGTGGTGGCGAGCTGGGAGGGACCGGCCAACGTGGTGCAGCTCTCGGGCGACGACGCGTCGCTGCGGCTCGACTCCACGGGGCCGCCCCGCCTGATCCGCTCCGACGGCACCGAGGAGCGGCTGCGGTCACCCGAACAGGCGACGCCGGGGATCGAGTCGGTGTTCGTCGAGGCGGTCACCGGCGGCACCCCGACCGTCAACGCGGCCGACGGCCGAGCGGCGGTGGCGGTGATCGTCGCGGCCTACGAGTCGGCGACCTCGGGCCGTCCCGTCGAGGTGTCAGCCCCCGCCTGGTGA
- a CDS encoding D-isomer specific 2-hydroxyacid dehydrogenase family protein encodes MSAPKVAVAPRSGRYESLVAAVEQGGGVVVDPTEADALVWADAARPDLLPDVLASAPRLRWVQLPFAGIENFVDLLDRERTWTCGKGVYAPPVAEHALAMTLAGLRHLVGYGRATRWEGPAGQNLLGAEVVILGGGEITRVLLGLLDPFGCTTTVVRNRDEAVPGATRTVGPDRLPDVLPGADVVVLALALTPETTGIIGAAELELMADHAWLVNVARGRHVVTDELVAALSEGAIGGAGLDVTDPEPLPSEHPLWSLPNVLITPHVGNTPEMGVPLLAARVTENVRRFAAGDELLGVVDIDLGY; translated from the coding sequence GTGAGCGCGCCGAAGGTGGCCGTGGCGCCACGATCCGGACGCTACGAGTCGTTGGTGGCCGCGGTCGAGCAGGGCGGGGGAGTGGTCGTGGACCCGACCGAGGCCGATGCCCTGGTGTGGGCCGACGCCGCGCGACCCGACCTGCTGCCAGACGTGCTGGCGTCGGCACCCCGGCTGCGGTGGGTGCAGCTTCCCTTCGCCGGGATCGAGAACTTCGTCGACCTGCTGGACCGCGAGCGGACATGGACCTGCGGCAAGGGCGTCTACGCACCACCGGTCGCCGAACACGCCCTGGCCATGACCCTCGCCGGACTGCGGCACCTCGTGGGCTATGGCCGGGCGACGCGGTGGGAGGGTCCCGCCGGCCAGAACCTGTTGGGGGCCGAGGTGGTGATCCTCGGTGGCGGCGAGATCACCCGCGTCCTGCTCGGCTTGCTCGACCCGTTCGGCTGCACCACCACGGTGGTGCGCAACCGCGACGAAGCGGTACCGGGCGCCACCCGCACCGTCGGCCCCGACCGGTTGCCCGACGTGCTCCCCGGAGCCGACGTCGTGGTGCTGGCACTGGCGCTCACCCCCGAGACCACCGGCATCATCGGTGCGGCCGAGCTCGAGCTCATGGCCGATCACGCGTGGCTCGTCAACGTGGCCCGCGGGCGCCACGTCGTCACCGACGAACTCGTCGCCGCCCTGAGCGAGGGCGCGATCGGGGGCGCCGGCCTCGACGTCACCGACCCCGAACCGTTGCCATCCGAGCACCCCCTGTGGTCGTTGCCCAACGTGCTCATCACCCCGCACGTGGGCAACACACCCGAGATGGGGGTCCCGCTGCTGGCGGCGCGGGTGACCGAGAACGTGCGCCGCTTCGCCGCCGGGGACGAACTGCTCGGCGTGGTGGACATCGATCTGGGCTACTGA